In one window of Senegalia massiliensis DNA:
- a CDS encoding LysR family transcriptional regulator, producing the protein MHIESFDYFNKVAISKSISRVANSSHISQPALSQQLQRLEENLGYDLLIRSNKGVELTSKGKIVAKYSDNIVRTYEAMMENLKEDSMKNEIIKIEASWPIATYALPCVLYKIKKKFPHHNYELNSNATETIEENIRNNIASLGVIYGKPNNKSLDFYEIGNDNLVLVASKDYYIDEEINLEELLDHPLVLLQDKLNIEGNIMGKMKKTGEKNKKLNILYKSDSTEAVKSSLFKGYGIAFLPYVSIKKELYEKQLKLIKIRDFSIQYKMYLINEKNSQVSESVKEFIEYFKKIGRKSLC; encoded by the coding sequence TTGCATATAGAGTCCTTTGATTATTTTAATAAGGTTGCAATATCAAAAAGCATTTCAAGAGTAGCAAATAGTAGTCATATTTCTCAACCTGCTCTTAGTCAACAGCTTCAAAGACTAGAAGAAAATTTAGGATATGATTTATTAATAAGGAGTAATAAAGGTGTTGAATTAACTAGTAAGGGAAAAATAGTAGCAAAATATTCTGATAATATTGTTAGAACCTATGAAGCTATGATGGAAAATCTTAAGGAAGATTCTATGAAAAATGAAATTATTAAAATAGAAGCGTCCTGGCCAATAGCAACTTATGCATTACCTTGTGTATTATATAAGATAAAGAAAAAGTTTCCTCATCATAACTATGAATTAAACTCTAATGCTACAGAAACTATTGAAGAAAATATTAGAAATAATATTGCAAGTTTAGGTGTTATATATGGCAAACCAAATAATAAATCCTTAGATTTTTATGAAATAGGTAATGATAATTTAGTACTAGTTGCATCTAAAGATTATTATATAGATGAAGAAATTAATTTAGAAGAGCTTTTAGACCATCCTTTGGTTTTATTACAAGATAAATTAAATATTGAAGGAAATATAATGGGTAAAATGAAAAAAACAGGAGAGAAAAATAAAAAACTTAATATATTATATAAAAGTGATTCAACTGAGGCAGTTAAATCATCTTTATTTAAAGGTTATGGTATAGCATTTTTACCATATGTATCAATAAAAAAAGAACTATATGAAAAGCAATTAAAATTAATAAAAATACGAGATTTTTCTATACAATATAAAATGTATTTAATAAATGAAAAGAACTCACAAGTTAGTGAGTCTGTAAAAGAATTTATAGAGTATTTTAAGAAAATAGGAAGAAAAAGTTTATGTTAA
- a CDS encoding sulfurtransferase TusA family protein — translation MKKIDCMGDICPIPIVKTKKGLQNLQTGESIMIVTDHSCSFENLMELLKDRNVKIESEEVINGVWEITVTKL, via the coding sequence ATGAAGAAAATTGATTGTATGGGGGATATTTGTCCAATTCCAATTGTAAAAACAAAAAAAGGTCTTCAAAATTTACAAACTGGTGAATCTATTATGATTGTAACAGACCACAGTTGTAGTTTTGAAAACCTTATGGAATTACTTAAAGATCGTAATGTTAAAATTGAATCGGAAGAAGTGATTAATGGAGTTTGGGAAATTACAGTAACTAAACTTTAA